Proteins encoded by one window of Cylindrospermum stagnale PCC 7417:
- a CDS encoding class I SAM-dependent methyltransferase: MSDTLTKLTYQTFQQGKNYFGLAHKTLSSQLRKLVHPTLEQQVKPIPNEVLLKLQEKLNQLLETDWQDAEKGVYPKSLLFDNPWEDFFRYYPVTWLDLPQIWERMKQNNNQDFSPEIETDGYPSYYMQNFHHQSNGYLSEMSANLYDLQVEILFGGSTDAMRRRILAPLKSGLEIFGNVPPRNVRILDVACGTGRTLKLMRAALPQASLFGADLSPAYLRKANELLSQNPVELPQLLQANAEELPYLDDYFHAVTSVFLFHELPATARQAVIEQCFRVTKPGGVFIICDSIQKSDSPEMELMIDNFPETFHEPYYKHYATDDLVERLEKAGFENIDIQVHFMSKYFIAHKPA, translated from the coding sequence ATGTCTGACACTTTAACAAAGCTGACTTATCAGACCTTTCAACAAGGCAAAAACTACTTTGGACTAGCTCACAAGACTTTAAGTTCACAGTTGCGGAAGCTAGTGCATCCAACCCTTGAGCAGCAGGTTAAACCTATTCCGAACGAGGTTTTACTCAAACTTCAAGAAAAATTGAATCAGCTGCTAGAAACAGATTGGCAAGATGCTGAAAAAGGTGTATATCCCAAAAGCCTTTTGTTTGATAATCCCTGGGAAGACTTTTTCCGCTACTACCCAGTAACTTGGCTAGATTTACCTCAGATTTGGGAGCGGATGAAACAAAATAATAATCAAGACTTTTCGCCAGAAATAGAGACAGATGGTTATCCCAGCTACTACATGCAGAACTTCCATCACCAAAGCAATGGCTACTTAAGCGAGATGTCAGCCAATTTATATGACTTGCAGGTGGAAATTCTGTTTGGTGGCTCAACTGATGCGATGCGGCGGCGGATTCTCGCTCCTCTCAAGTCTGGGCTGGAAATTTTTGGGAATGTTCCACCACGAAATGTTCGGATTTTAGATGTTGCTTGTGGCACCGGGCGGACTCTGAAGTTGATGCGGGCGGCTCTACCTCAAGCATCTCTATTTGGTGCAGATTTGTCGCCAGCTTATCTGCGTAAGGCCAATGAACTCCTGTCTCAAAATCCGGTCGAATTACCGCAACTTTTGCAAGCAAATGCTGAAGAGTTACCTTACCTGGATGACTATTTTCATGCTGTAACTTCTGTTTTTCTCTTCCATGAGTTACCAGCCACGGCGCGTCAAGCGGTTATCGAACAATGCTTTCGAGTGACGAAACCAGGGGGAGTCTTTATTATCTGTGACTCAATTCAAAAGAGTGATTCACCAGAAATGGAACTGATGATTGACAACTTCCCCGAAACTTTTCATGAACCCTACTACAAGCATTATGCTACTGATGACTTAGTAGAGCGTCTAGAGAAAGCAGGCTTTGAAAATATTGATATACAAGTCCACTTTATGAGTAAGTATTTTATTGCTCATAAGCCAGCCTGA
- the glnA gene encoding type I glutamate--ammonia ligase — translation MTTPKEVLKLIQDQKIQMIDLKFIDTPGTWQHLTVFHDQIDESSFSDGVPFDGSSIRGWKGIEESDMTMVLDPNTAWIDPFMKEPTLSIICSIKEPRTGEWYNRCPRVIAQKAIDYLASTGLGDTAFFGPEAEFFIFDDVRYDQTANEGYYHVDSVEGRWNTGRKESPNLGYKTRFKEGYFPVPPTDTFQDIRTEMLLTMAACGVPIEKQHHEVATGGQCELGFKFGKLIQAADWLMTYKYVIKNVARKYGKTVTFMPKPIFGDNGSGMHCHQSIWKDGKPLFAGDKYAGMSEMGLYYIGGILKHAPALLAITNPTTNSYKRLVPGYEAPVNLAYSQGNRSASVRIPLSGDNPKAKRLEFRCPDATSNPYLAFAAMLCAGLDGIKNKIHPGEPLDKNIYELSPEELAKVPSTPGSLELALEALENDHAFLTDTGVFSEDFIQNWIDYKLVNEVKQMQLRPHPYEFFLYYDC, via the coding sequence GGGACATGGCAGCATCTCACCGTGTTTCACGACCAAATCGATGAAAGTTCATTCTCTGATGGCGTACCCTTCGACGGTTCGAGTATTCGGGGTTGGAAAGGCATTGAAGAATCAGACATGACGATGGTACTTGATCCAAACACCGCTTGGATCGACCCGTTCATGAAAGAGCCAACGCTAAGTATAATTTGTAGCATCAAAGAACCCCGCACGGGTGAATGGTACAACCGTTGCCCGCGCGTTATTGCCCAAAAAGCAATAGATTACCTAGCTTCCACTGGACTTGGTGACACAGCCTTCTTTGGCCCAGAAGCCGAATTCTTCATTTTTGATGATGTCCGCTACGACCAAACTGCCAACGAAGGCTACTACCACGTAGATTCTGTAGAAGGTCGTTGGAACACAGGCAGAAAGGAAAGCCCCAACCTCGGTTACAAAACACGCTTCAAAGAAGGTTACTTCCCAGTTCCACCAACGGATACCTTCCAAGATATCCGGACAGAAATGCTACTGACAATGGCAGCCTGCGGCGTACCCATTGAAAAGCAACACCACGAAGTTGCTACCGGTGGTCAGTGCGAACTGGGTTTCAAGTTTGGTAAGTTGATCCAAGCTGCTGACTGGTTGATGACATACAAATATGTGATCAAGAACGTGGCTAGGAAATACGGTAAAACCGTCACCTTCATGCCAAAACCAATTTTTGGCGATAACGGTTCCGGTATGCACTGTCACCAGTCGATCTGGAAAGATGGTAAACCCTTGTTTGCAGGTGATAAGTATGCTGGGATGAGTGAAATGGGACTGTACTACATTGGTGGTATTCTCAAGCACGCACCAGCACTCTTGGCAATCACCAATCCCACCACCAACTCCTACAAGCGCCTAGTACCTGGTTATGAAGCACCTGTAAACTTGGCTTACTCCCAAGGTAATCGTTCTGCTTCTGTGCGGATTCCTCTGTCTGGCGATAACCCTAAAGCCAAGCGATTAGAGTTCCGTTGTCCAGATGCTACTTCTAACCCCTACTTGGCCTTTGCTGCCATGCTTTGTGCTGGTCTTGATGGTATTAAGAACAAAATCCATCCCGGTGAACCCTTAGATAAAAATATCTATGAACTCTCTCCAGAAGAACTGGCGAAGGTTCCTTCCACTCCTGGTTCTCTAGAACTGGCATTGGAAGCACTGGAAAACGACCACGCTTTCTTGACAGATACAGGTGTCTTTTCTGAAGACTTCATCCAAAACTGGATTGACTACAAGCTAGTTAACGAAGTTAAGCAGATGCAGTTGCGTCCTCATCCTTATGAATTCTTCCTCTATTACGATTGCTAA